The DNA segment TATCTCATTAAGCGGCCGCGCGCCTGCCTGATTTACAAAGCCGAAAACGTCGCGATTACCGATTTAACCTTTGAGCGCGCCGGGTTCTGGAATTTACAGATAACCTATGCCAATAACGTGGTTGTCAGCGGGGTAACTATTCGGGATAACCACGGGCCGAGCACGGACGGCATTGACATTGACTCCTCCCGCCATGTCCGCGTCACGCAATGCGATGTGTCGTGCGGCGACGATTGCATCGTGATCAAGTCGGGTCGTGATGGGGATGGATACCGGGTTGGGCGAATTGCCGAACATATTGAAATCGACCACTGCATTATTCGCTCGGGCTACGGTGTGACGCTGGGCAGTGAAGTTAGCGGCGGAATACGCAACGTCTATGTGCACGATATTACTTTCGAAAACTCTGACTGCGGGCTGCGCATGAAGTCGTCGAAGGAACGAGGTGGGTTTGTTGAAGACGTGGTCGTGGAAAACCTGCGGATGCGTAATGTGCAATTTCCGTTCTCCTGGATTATGGACTGGCATAACGCCTATAACCGCAAACGGTTCGACAATATTTCGGAGCTGCCCGACGCCTGGCAGGCGGTGGCGAGGCAGATCCCGGAACCGTTACAGATGACCAAAGTGCGTAATATCCGCATCAGCCATGTTGATGCCACGCTGGAGGCGGATTATCGCTTACCGGCGCGTGCGTTCGATCTGGTGGCATTTGCACAAAAACCGATGGAAGCTATTCGCTTCAGCCACTGCCGGATCGAGGCGAAAGAATTTGGGCGTATCGTGGCGGTAAACGATCTGCGCTTTGATGATGTGGTGGTCTCTGTTGCGGGGGAAAATAACGGCGTGAATGATACGTTTGATAATCGCTGACATAAAAAAGACAGCGTGGGATTTCCACGCTGTCTCTGCTGCAGAACCGACTGTCTTATTTCGCGTCGTCAGGCAATGCGTAAGCGACAATATAATCGCCCATCTTCGTACCAAACGAGCCGTGGCCCCCGGCTGAAATCACGACATACTGCTTGCCGTTCACCTCATAGGTCATCGGTGTGGCTTGT comes from the Citrobacter amalonaticus genome and includes:
- a CDS encoding glycoside hydrolase family 28 protein; amino-acid sequence: MSVQLDVKDFGATGDGLVKDTHAVQRAIDSGAAQGVPVVISPGTYLVGSLFLKEGSQLHFAQGATLLGSPDIADYPEIPTRVAGVEMIWPAAIVNAIEVNNIVISGHGRIDGQGAHWWDLYYGPDKASGLRVDYDNQGLRWIADYLIKRPRACLIYKAENVAITDLTFERAGFWNLQITYANNVVVSGVTIRDNHGPSTDGIDIDSSRHVRVTQCDVSCGDDCIVIKSGRDGDGYRVGRIAEHIEIDHCIIRSGYGVTLGSEVSGGIRNVYVHDITFENSDCGLRMKSSKERGGFVEDVVVENLRMRNVQFPFSWIMDWHNAYNRKRFDNISELPDAWQAVARQIPEPLQMTKVRNIRISHVDATLEADYRLPARAFDLVAFAQKPMEAIRFSHCRIEAKEFGRIVAVNDLRFDDVVVSVAGENNGVNDTFDNR